Proteins encoded within one genomic window of Flavobacterium oreochromis:
- a CDS encoding 7-carboxy-7-deazaguanine synthase QueE yields MLSKEIQLAVNKGDMLPLMEEFYTIQGEGAYTGTAAYFVRIGGCDVGCHWCDVKESWNAELHPPTKTSLIVEKAKKYANTVVVTGGEPLTWNMEPLTAKLKQAGLRVHIETSGAYPVTGKWDWFCLSPKKTKLPVQEAYDKAHELKMIIYNKHDFQFAEEQALKTNPNAKLYLQPEWSKKEEVLPLIIDYVMKNPKWKISLQTHKYLNIP; encoded by the coding sequence ATGTTAAGTAAAGAAATACAGTTGGCTGTAAATAAAGGAGATATGCTTCCTTTAATGGAAGAATTTTATACAATACAAGGAGAAGGAGCTTATACAGGTACCGCTGCTTATTTTGTCAGAATTGGTGGTTGTGATGTAGGCTGCCATTGGTGCGATGTTAAAGAAAGTTGGAATGCAGAATTACATCCCCCAACTAAAACTTCACTGATAGTCGAAAAAGCAAAAAAATATGCTAATACTGTTGTTGTTACAGGAGGAGAGCCATTGACTTGGAATATGGAACCCTTGACTGCAAAATTAAAGCAAGCAGGTCTTCGTGTACATATCGAAACATCTGGAGCGTATCCTGTTACAGGCAAATGGGATTGGTTTTGTTTGTCACCTAAAAAGACAAAGTTGCCTGTTCAAGAGGCTTATGATAAAGCACATGAGCTTAAAATGATAATCTACAATAAACACGATTTTCAATTTGCTGAAGAACAAGCATTAAAAACAAATCCTAATGCAAAATTATATTTGCAACCAGAATGGAGTAAAAAAGAAGAAGTATTACCCCTTATAATAGATTATGTAATGAAAAATCCTAAATGGAAAATTTCACTACAGACACATAAATATTTAAATATTCCGTAA
- a CDS encoding energy transducer TonB has protein sequence MKKLIVFIILWFCQISLAQSSSNGIVKSTPIPFDNVENQPVFPGGNNELMKFIGKNFSPPSDENFAGGILQVTFIVETDGSISDIKVINDLGYGTAQEIVRVLHTCPKWTPGDQDGKPVRVLFTLSVTIKV, from the coding sequence ATGAAGAAATTAATCGTATTTATTATTTTATGGTTTTGTCAAATATCATTGGCTCAATCTTCTTCAAATGGCATTGTTAAATCCACTCCTATACCATTTGATAATGTTGAAAATCAACCTGTTTTCCCAGGAGGAAATAATGAGTTAATGAAGTTTATTGGTAAAAATTTTTCACCACCAAGTGATGAAAACTTTGCAGGAGGTATTCTTCAAGTGACTTTTATAGTTGAAACGGATGGAAGTATTTCAGACATTAAAGTTATTAATGATTTAGGTTACGGAACAGCACAGGAAATAGTCAGAGTTCTTCATACTTGCCCTAAATGGACACCGGGAGATCAAGATGGAAAACCAGTCCGAGTTTTATTTACTTTATCAGTAACCATTAAAGTATAA
- a CDS encoding IS982 family transposase translates to MLCKDKIISIFCLIDDILQGINHKEDIRRQVSDSEIILTAIVSSTSFYGNHSSAIQFMKQYGFIPNMLEKSRFNRRLHKIGKLLYELFEIVSCYFKDFCCEMQYIIDSFPVAICNNMRIANCKIVKEKKWRGYTASMRNYFYGVKVQLVTTKDGIPIAFHFTPGKTADAKALGKMIDKLPVEASIYGDSAYLDYGLEDAAFERKCISLKIQRKSNSKRIDTLEQKIEKLKMRKRVETTISDIKKLFPRTIHTVTLDGFLIKLTLFVFGLQLSKSIN, encoded by the coding sequence ATGCTTTGCAAAGACAAAATTATTTCAATTTTTTGTTTAATTGATGATATTTTACAAGGAATTAACCATAAAGAAGATATAAGAAGACAAGTAAGTGATAGCGAGATTATTCTAACAGCAATTGTTTCTTCAACAAGTTTTTATGGTAATCATAGCTCCGCTATCCAATTTATGAAGCAATATGGATTTATTCCTAATATGTTAGAAAAAAGCAGATTTAACAGACGTCTTCATAAAATAGGGAAGCTTCTTTATGAATTGTTTGAAATTGTAAGTTGTTATTTTAAAGATTTTTGCTGCGAAATGCAGTATATCATTGATTCTTTTCCAGTTGCTATATGTAATAATATGAGAATCGCAAATTGTAAAATAGTAAAAGAAAAGAAGTGGAGAGGATACACAGCCAGTATGAGAAATTATTTTTATGGAGTTAAAGTACAATTAGTAACTACAAAAGATGGAATTCCAATTGCTTTTCATTTCACACCAGGAAAAACAGCTGATGCAAAAGCTCTTGGGAAAATGATAGATAAATTACCTGTTGAAGCCTCAATTTATGGCGATAGTGCTTATTTAGATTATGGTTTGGAAGATGCTGCTTTTGAAAGAAAATGTATTTCTTTAAAAATTCAACGAAAATCTAATTCCAAAAGAATCGATACTTTAGAACAAAAAATAGAGAAATTAAAAATGAGAAAAAGAGTAGAAACAACTATCAGCGATATTAAAAAATTATTTCCAAGAACCATACATACTGTTACCTTGGATGGATTTCTAATAAAACTAACATTGTTTGTATTCGGATTACAATTAAGTAAATCAATCAACTAG
- a CDS encoding class I SAM-dependent methyltransferase, whose amino-acid sequence MLDLFGKALLDYQTNNNPECIITETNISEEDEMEIGYLFRSFEEMPKLEQEALKLSKGKVLDVGCGAGSHSLYLQEKGLNVTALDISKRAVETCKLRGLQNSIIGNLINFETEDKFDTILLLMNGTGIFGTLKETSKYLKKLKDLLSKDGQIFIDSSDIIYMFDQDEEGAYEIPANGYYGELIFTIHYKGETEDSFPWLYMDYNTLQNACHANGLMCELIKEGEHFDYLAKITK is encoded by the coding sequence ATGCTTGATTTATTTGGAAAAGCTCTATTAGACTATCAGACTAATAACAATCCTGAATGTATTATTACTGAAACTAACATATCGGAAGAGGATGAAATGGAGATTGGTTATCTTTTTAGATCATTTGAGGAAATGCCTAAATTAGAACAAGAAGCATTAAAATTAAGCAAAGGAAAGGTGTTAGACGTAGGTTGTGGAGCGGGTAGTCATAGTTTGTATTTACAAGAAAAAGGCTTAAATGTAACGGCTTTAGATATTTCTAAACGGGCAGTAGAAACTTGTAAGCTAAGAGGTCTTCAAAATTCAATTATTGGGAATTTAATTAATTTTGAAACTGAAGATAAATTTGATACTATTTTACTTTTAATGAATGGTACTGGTATTTTTGGAACATTAAAGGAAACTTCTAAATATCTCAAAAAATTAAAAGATTTATTAAGTAAAGATGGTCAAATATTTATTGATTCTTCTGACATCATTTATATGTTTGATCAAGATGAAGAGGGTGCTTATGAAATTCCTGCTAATGGTTATTATGGCGAATTAATTTTTACAATACATTATAAAGGGGAAACGGAAGATTCTTTTCCTTGGCTTTATATGGATTATAATACATTACAAAATGCTTGTCATGCTAATGGGTTAATGTGTGAATTAATTAAAGAAGGGGAGCATTTTGATTATTTAGCAAAAATTACGAAGTGA
- a CDS encoding PAS domain-containing protein produces MSNNAKPIPVDREVNWNKSRTIVSKTDQYGTIVSVNDVFLDVSGYTEKELLKQPHNVIRHPDMPKAIFKILWDNLKRGENFYGIVKNMAKSGEYYWVLTDFDIVDGNKGYQARRVAVPEDLVKKEIEPLYHRIRKLEEFYGADGGENYLKGFLEKEGKTYVEYIRYIMDKYSNPNFEEKVMTEEESRSFLRRLFG; encoded by the coding sequence ATGTCGAATAATGCAAAACCTATTCCTGTTGATAGAGAAGTCAATTGGAATAAATCAAGAACGATTGTTAGTAAGACAGATCAATATGGAACTATAGTGTCTGTAAATGATGTTTTCCTAGATGTTTCCGGATACACCGAGAAAGAATTATTAAAGCAACCTCATAATGTAATTAGACATCCTGATATGCCTAAAGCCATTTTCAAAATCTTATGGGATAACCTTAAAAGAGGAGAAAATTTTTATGGTATTGTTAAAAATATGGCTAAGTCTGGTGAATATTACTGGGTTTTAACTGATTTTGATATTGTTGATGGAAACAAAGGATATCAAGCAAGAAGAGTAGCAGTTCCTGAAGATTTAGTTAAAAAAGAAATAGAACCTCTATACCATAGAATCAGAAAACTAGAAGAGTTTTATGGAGCAGATGGGGGAGAAAACTATTTAAAAGGATTCTTGGAAAAAGAAGGGAAAACATATGTAGAATATATTCGATATATAATGGATAAGTATAGCAATCCCAACTTTGAAGAAAAAGTAATGACAGAAGAAGAAAGTAGAAGTTTTTTAAGAAGATTATTTGGATAG